From the Rhodococcus sp. NBC_00297 genome, one window contains:
- a CDS encoding SLC13 family permease, which produces MAPNEDDQPRSGPPGGYTTPRLVGLALGPLLFAVTLLFFQSEGLSRDGVAVLAATLWIGTWWITEAIPIPVTSLLPVVLLPLTGAVDGDLVVSSYGNDIIFLFLGGFSLAIAMEKWDLHKRIALTIVAMIGTSPRRIILGFMIATAFLSMWVSNTAATMMMIPVGLAVAYQAAQALRDGEHVDEIPKFEKCIVFCIGYAATIGGLGTLIGTPPLAVLAAVSGELFGQTISFGSWMLFGVPIVVLLLAFAWFYLTFVTYRFGFTELPGGKNVILEERRQLGVLSYEEKIVLAIFVGTAFMWITRGFIWDDLLPGISDGVIAVVAAILLFMVPTRRGDQSRILEWEDSKKIPWGILVLFGGGLAIAAGFVESGLSEWVGDRLLVLDGVHIVLTVLVAAALVLFLTEITSNAATATMILPVMAAFGVALGVHPYALMIPTAMAANCAFMLPVGTPPNAVMFGTGKIAIMDMVRLGFWLNIAALVLLVAATFLYLPHIWGLDLSVVPADFDQ; this is translated from the coding sequence ATGGCGCCGAACGAGGACGATCAGCCCCGTAGCGGGCCACCGGGTGGTTACACGACTCCCCGGCTGGTCGGCCTTGCTCTCGGTCCTTTGTTGTTCGCAGTGACTCTGCTGTTCTTCCAGTCGGAAGGTCTGTCCCGCGACGGCGTGGCCGTGCTCGCGGCAACCCTGTGGATCGGTACCTGGTGGATCACCGAAGCCATCCCGATTCCCGTCACGTCCTTGCTCCCGGTCGTGCTGCTTCCTCTCACCGGCGCGGTGGACGGCGACCTCGTCGTCTCGTCGTACGGGAACGACATCATCTTTCTGTTCCTTGGTGGTTTCTCCTTGGCCATTGCCATGGAGAAATGGGACCTCCACAAGCGGATCGCGCTGACCATCGTGGCGATGATCGGAACCAGCCCGCGGCGCATCATTCTCGGGTTCATGATCGCCACCGCGTTCCTGTCGATGTGGGTCTCCAACACCGCGGCCACGATGATGATGATCCCAGTCGGTCTCGCTGTGGCCTATCAGGCTGCGCAGGCGCTCCGCGACGGCGAGCATGTTGACGAGATTCCGAAATTCGAGAAGTGCATCGTCTTCTGCATCGGGTATGCCGCGACGATCGGCGGGCTCGGCACGCTCATCGGAACTCCTCCGCTCGCCGTACTCGCCGCAGTGTCGGGCGAACTGTTCGGGCAGACCATCAGTTTCGGCTCGTGGATGCTGTTCGGAGTGCCGATCGTCGTTCTACTCCTGGCGTTCGCGTGGTTCTACCTGACGTTCGTCACCTATCGATTCGGGTTCACCGAGCTTCCCGGTGGGAAGAACGTGATCCTGGAAGAACGACGACAGCTCGGAGTTCTCAGCTACGAGGAGAAGATCGTCCTGGCGATCTTCGTCGGCACCGCGTTCATGTGGATCACCCGAGGCTTCATCTGGGACGACCTCCTGCCGGGTATCAGCGACGGAGTGATCGCCGTCGTCGCAGCGATCCTGTTGTTCATGGTGCCGACTCGGCGCGGTGACCAGAGCCGAATTCTGGAATGGGAGGACTCCAAGAAGATCCCGTGGGGAATTCTGGTTCTCTTCGGCGGCGGTCTGGCCATCGCCGCAGGGTTCGTGGAGTCAGGACTGTCGGAATGGGTCGGCGACCGCCTGCTGGTCCTCGATGGAGTTCACATCGTGCTGACTGTGCTCGTGGCTGCCGCGCTCGTCCTGTTCCTCACCGAGATCACGTCGAATGCCGCGACGGCGACCATGATCCTTCCGGTGATGGCAGCTTTCGGTGTGGCACTGGGAGTCCACCCCTACGCTCTGATGATTCCCACCGCGATGGCAGCGAACTGTGCTTTCATGTTGCCCGTGGGAACACCGCCGAACGCGGTGATGTTCGGAACCGGCAAGATCGCGATCATGGACATGGTGCGACTCGGTTTCTGGCTCAACATCGCCGCACTCGTCCTCCTCGTCGCTGCGACGTTCCTCTACCTCCCGCACATCTGGGGACTCGACCTGTCCGTCGTGCCCGCGGACTTCGACCAGTAG
- a CDS encoding phosphoglycerate dehydrogenase has product MHDTTTVPEEGNTVSTVLITTDYLHPGDDVDTLLRAHGHETLHSPAVGPRPDGEMAALLAASDAAIIASEPVTAAMLRAAPSLSVIARSGVGYDSIDIEAATAHGVLVCNTPGANRHAVAEMTLALLLMCARRIGETTDGVRRGEWPRHDTRQLRGATLGIIGLGPSGRAVVDLAHAFGMTVLISTGHPDPTLEVTYLDRTTLLRESDFVSLHARAGGAPVIDAAALAQMKPSAYLVNTARGSMVDEDALVDALRDHTIAGAALDVFATEPPNPDNPLLAMPTVVATSHLAGQTREARTDAGTAAAESVVAALAGRPAAGAINESAVATRRP; this is encoded by the coding sequence GTGCACGACACCACGACCGTTCCCGAGGAAGGCAACACCGTGTCCACTGTCCTCATCACCACCGACTACCTCCACCCCGGCGACGACGTCGACACCTTGCTCCGTGCGCACGGTCACGAGACCCTCCACTCCCCCGCCGTCGGGCCTCGCCCCGACGGTGAGATGGCCGCGCTCCTCGCCGCGAGTGACGCTGCCATCATCGCCAGCGAACCCGTCACCGCCGCCATGCTGCGCGCGGCCCCGTCCCTCAGCGTGATCGCGCGCAGCGGAGTCGGATACGACTCGATCGACATCGAGGCCGCCACCGCTCACGGCGTCCTCGTCTGCAACACCCCCGGAGCCAACCGCCATGCGGTGGCCGAGATGACCCTCGCTCTGCTCCTGATGTGCGCGAGGCGGATCGGCGAGACCACCGACGGCGTGCGGCGCGGAGAGTGGCCACGCCACGACACTCGACAGCTACGGGGCGCGACTCTCGGCATCATCGGCCTCGGGCCGAGCGGACGGGCCGTCGTGGACCTCGCTCACGCGTTCGGCATGACCGTCCTGATCTCCACCGGCCATCCCGACCCCACACTCGAGGTCACCTACCTCGACAGAACCACTCTGCTCCGCGAGTCCGATTTCGTCAGCCTCCACGCCCGTGCCGGCGGCGCACCCGTCATCGACGCCGCGGCACTGGCCCAGATGAAACCCTCTGCCTACCTGGTCAACACGGCCCGCGGATCGATGGTCGACGAGGATGCCCTCGTCGACGCGCTCCGCGACCACACCATCGCGGGAGCGGCGCTCGACGTCTTCGCCACCGAACCACCGAACCCGGACAACCCGCTCCTGGCCATGCCCACGGTCGTGGCCACCTCACACCTGGCCGGTCAGACCCGCGAGGCGCGCACCGATGCGGGTACCGCGGCCGCCGAGTCCGTCGTCGCAGCACTGGCCGGTCGGCCGGCCGCGGGTGCGATCAACGAGTCGGCGGTGGCGACGAGACGACCCTGA
- a CDS encoding ABC transporter substrate-binding protein, with amino-acid sequence MSTMSAGRAGALLATLALAVAGCSTESGSSSGGEEWSHTTAFGNTVSLDAPPDTVVVDAYSAAALWDYGVRPAGVYGYGITNGLGLGDADLDSMTVVGTDAVFETEVAANMGVDLVVGFSAETDPTSWIWWEAAQAEQINVVAPFLGIDPSSSLDGTLDQYRSLAASLGADVDSPEIASDRADYDAAKQRVRDAVAANPGVTVLPVDAAADAVYIGTEQLSVLGLLSDLGVSLAGPGFDGPWATVSWENVAQYPADIVLEYPASREVLDASPVYGSIPAVTSGHVLDWDDKRPTTYAEYADWLDRLADAVDRTSSST; translated from the coding sequence ATGTCGACCATGTCCGCCGGGCGCGCCGGCGCTCTCCTCGCTACCCTCGCTCTGGCTGTCGCCGGGTGTTCCACCGAGTCCGGGAGCAGTTCCGGTGGGGAAGAGTGGTCTCACACCACTGCCTTCGGCAACACCGTGTCGCTGGACGCACCGCCGGACACGGTGGTCGTCGACGCGTACTCGGCTGCCGCACTGTGGGACTACGGTGTTCGCCCTGCCGGGGTCTACGGCTACGGCATCACCAACGGGCTGGGTCTCGGTGACGCGGACCTCGATTCCATGACCGTCGTGGGTACGGATGCGGTGTTCGAGACGGAGGTGGCGGCGAATATGGGCGTCGACCTCGTCGTCGGCTTTTCCGCCGAGACCGATCCCACGTCCTGGATCTGGTGGGAGGCAGCGCAGGCCGAGCAGATCAACGTCGTCGCTCCCTTCCTGGGCATCGACCCGTCCTCGTCGCTCGACGGAACGCTGGATCAATACCGTTCGCTCGCAGCATCACTGGGCGCCGACGTGGACTCCCCGGAGATCGCATCCGACCGTGCGGACTACGACGCGGCGAAACAGCGGGTGCGCGATGCTGTGGCCGCGAATCCCGGCGTGACGGTGCTGCCCGTCGACGCGGCCGCCGACGCCGTGTACATCGGAACGGAACAGTTGTCGGTGCTGGGACTGCTCTCGGACCTCGGTGTGAGTCTCGCGGGTCCGGGATTCGACGGACCGTGGGCGACGGTGAGCTGGGAGAACGTTGCTCAGTACCCTGCCGACATCGTTCTCGAGTACCCCGCGAGCCGTGAGGTGCTGGACGCCTCACCCGTCTACGGTTCCATTCCTGCGGTCACCTCGGGCCATGTTCTGGACTGGGACGACAAGCGTCCCACCACCTATGCCGAGTACGCGGACTGGCTCGACCGCCTTGCGGACGCCGTCGACCGCACGAGCTCGTCGACCTGA
- a CDS encoding VOC family protein: MIDHVLTVVPVRDIDVAREWYTRLLGREPDNNPMPGLIEWQIVPGAWMQVFLDADRAGRTRSNLAVDDLDAHTTELAGRGLAVGDTTDATNGVRLAPITDPDGNVITLIGGFRTVY, encoded by the coding sequence ATGATCGACCACGTACTGACCGTCGTACCCGTGCGCGACATCGATGTCGCACGCGAGTGGTACACGCGCCTGCTGGGACGCGAACCCGACAACAACCCCATGCCGGGTCTGATCGAGTGGCAGATCGTGCCGGGGGCGTGGATGCAGGTGTTCCTCGATGCCGACCGGGCCGGCCGGACGCGGTCGAACCTCGCCGTCGACGACCTCGACGCTCACACCACCGAGCTCGCGGGCCGCGGACTCGCCGTCGGCGACACCACGGACGCCACCAACGGAGTTCGACTCGCGCCGATCACCGATCCCGACGGCAACGTCATCACCCTGATAGGCGGTTTCCGGACGGTGTACTGA
- a CDS encoding MFS transporter, whose amino-acid sequence MTALTDSASFEPDADRRKRLRTVVASSLLGTTVEWYDFFLYATAASVVFNRLFFPDQSSFVGTMLSFATFAVGFVVRPIGGVVFGYFGDRIGRKKTLALSMLIMGVATTLMGVLPTTEDVGLLAPILLLLLRIAQGFALGGEWAGAVLLAVEHSPARRRGLFGSIPQVGLALGLALGTGMFALLQVIFDEEQFLSYGWRIAFLVSLVLVIVGLVVRLKVEETPAFREVSELQQRSSAPIKEVFARRHARRTVLGLLSRWGEGAAFNTWGVFAITYATTQLKFDKVSVLLLVTVAAVVMAVLIPVSGVLVDRVGAKRVYITGIAAYGLAVFPVFALFDTGSLWLFGLGLVLVFGIVHATFYGAQGTLYASLYPTEIRYTGLSVVYQFSGIYASGVTPLVLTALVAAASGSPWLACGFLVGTSVISVIATALVREDDLHLSRPRSDAETEHD is encoded by the coding sequence ATGACTGCCCTCACCGACTCGGCCTCGTTCGAACCCGATGCCGACCGGCGCAAGCGCCTTCGCACGGTCGTGGCGTCGAGCCTCCTCGGCACCACCGTCGAGTGGTACGACTTCTTCCTCTACGCCACGGCGGCGAGTGTGGTGTTCAATCGCCTGTTCTTCCCGGATCAGTCGTCCTTCGTCGGCACCATGCTGTCTTTCGCCACCTTCGCCGTCGGATTCGTGGTGCGCCCCATCGGTGGAGTCGTCTTCGGATACTTCGGAGACCGTATCGGCCGCAAGAAGACACTGGCGTTGTCGATGCTGATCATGGGTGTGGCGACCACCCTGATGGGCGTCCTGCCGACGACCGAGGACGTCGGTCTGCTGGCTCCGATTCTGTTGTTGCTGTTGCGCATCGCACAGGGTTTCGCTCTCGGCGGCGAGTGGGCCGGTGCCGTGCTTCTGGCCGTCGAGCACAGCCCGGCGCGTCGGCGTGGATTGTTCGGAAGCATCCCGCAGGTGGGTCTCGCGCTCGGCCTCGCGTTGGGCACCGGAATGTTCGCCCTGCTGCAGGTGATCTTCGACGAAGAGCAATTCCTCTCCTACGGCTGGCGCATCGCGTTCCTCGTCAGTCTCGTTCTGGTGATCGTCGGTCTGGTCGTGCGCCTGAAGGTGGAGGAGACGCCGGCGTTCCGCGAGGTGTCGGAACTCCAGCAGCGATCGAGCGCACCGATCAAGGAGGTGTTCGCACGGCGCCATGCGCGACGCACCGTCCTCGGACTGCTGTCGCGATGGGGCGAGGGTGCCGCCTTCAACACGTGGGGTGTCTTCGCCATCACCTACGCGACGACACAACTGAAGTTCGACAAGGTCTCGGTCCTGCTCTTGGTCACCGTGGCGGCAGTGGTGATGGCGGTGCTCATCCCGGTGTCCGGGGTGCTCGTGGACAGGGTGGGCGCCAAGCGTGTGTACATCACCGGCATCGCGGCCTACGGGCTGGCCGTGTTTCCCGTGTTCGCCCTCTTCGACACGGGCAGCCTGTGGCTCTTCGGACTCGGACTGGTCCTGGTGTTCGGCATCGTCCACGCCACCTTCTACGGAGCACAGGGCACGCTGTACGCGAGCCTGTATCCGACCGAGATCCGCTACACCGGCCTGTCCGTGGTCTACCAGTTCTCCGGGATCTACGCCTCGGGCGTGACGCCTCTCGTTCTCACCGCACTGGTCGCCGCGGCGAGCGGGTCACCCTGGCTCGCGTGCGGCTTCCTCGTCGGCACGTCGGTGATCAGCGTCATCGCCACGGCGCTCGTTCGCGAGGACGATCTGCATCTGTCGCGCCCTCGCTCCGACGCGGAGACAGAGCACGACTGA
- a CDS encoding putative bifunctional diguanylate cyclase/phosphodiesterase gives MVEPTIDSQTPNGVMVTIPARVLADVRASRRFALAQTALARLSGLAVSADLDEVSAAATSTAATLVGVASAALARHESPEDPFLRIDAVTHVLRTDVEVRSGAGSLAGFALAHGRLTVCSDGETETRFDTSTMSSVGFRSGAAVPITTSAGVWGALIVFGAEPNLFDDTDIAFLSAVAGVFSAALERVDLSRLLREQTDHDPLTGLPDRTRAYSAVGDALTRARAQGDEVALLLLDVDDFAIINDSLGHDTGDRALVRFAERLVAAVRTRDAVYRFGGDEFLVVCGGFDDARNAEDLAFRVTAALAAPPSAADAPIPMSASIGIAVSEPGVTVRELLRRVDLALHRAKDGGGGAHAVFDAEDDHYDADRVRSLSVDLRAALAEDELTLAYQPLVHIATGEVVSVEALARWNHPTLGQIEPSEFVAVAERTGLAAVLGDWALRTACRQAATWRRDFSITVRVNVSALQLRDPAFPGRVASVLRETGLPPQALGLEVTETVWLADTGRVARNLSAVTEMGVALLLDDVGAGHSSLAYLERFPVFECFKIDKGYIDALDTRRGRAVVTAIVALAKAYEMIVVGEGVETRAQLDALAETGCDLAQGFLLGRPVDAERTTAVLELRAPRAETVHEV, from the coding sequence GTGGTCGAACCGACCATCGACTCACAGACGCCGAACGGAGTGATGGTGACGATCCCCGCCCGTGTCCTCGCGGACGTTCGTGCATCCCGACGCTTCGCGCTGGCGCAGACCGCGCTCGCCAGGCTCAGTGGGCTCGCCGTCTCCGCCGACCTGGACGAGGTGTCCGCCGCAGCGACTTCCACCGCGGCGACCCTGGTGGGGGTGGCGTCCGCGGCGCTCGCTCGGCACGAGAGTCCGGAGGATCCGTTTCTGCGCATCGACGCGGTCACCCACGTGCTGCGCACCGATGTCGAGGTGCGGTCCGGCGCCGGCTCCCTGGCCGGATTCGCTCTGGCGCACGGTCGATTGACCGTCTGCTCGGACGGCGAGACAGAGACACGGTTCGACACGTCCACCATGTCGTCGGTCGGCTTTCGCAGCGGCGCCGCTGTGCCGATCACGACGAGCGCCGGGGTGTGGGGCGCGCTGATCGTGTTCGGGGCGGAACCCAATCTGTTCGACGACACGGACATCGCGTTTCTGTCGGCGGTGGCCGGAGTGTTCTCCGCAGCGCTCGAACGCGTCGACCTCTCGCGGCTTCTCCGGGAACAGACCGATCACGATCCACTCACGGGACTTCCGGACCGCACGCGGGCCTACTCGGCGGTGGGCGATGCGTTGACTCGTGCGCGTGCGCAGGGCGACGAGGTGGCGTTGCTCCTCCTCGACGTCGACGATTTCGCGATCATCAACGACAGCCTCGGACACGACACCGGGGACCGCGCGTTGGTCCGGTTCGCCGAGCGTCTCGTCGCCGCGGTCCGAACGCGGGACGCGGTGTATCGCTTCGGAGGTGACGAGTTTCTCGTCGTCTGCGGGGGCTTCGACGACGCCCGGAACGCCGAGGATCTCGCGTTCCGTGTCACCGCCGCGCTCGCCGCGCCGCCGTCCGCGGCCGATGCCCCCATTCCGATGAGTGCCTCGATAGGTATCGCGGTGTCCGAGCCCGGCGTCACGGTGCGGGAGTTGCTGCGGCGCGTCGATCTGGCGCTGCACCGCGCCAAGGACGGCGGCGGCGGAGCGCATGCCGTCTTCGACGCCGAGGACGATCACTACGACGCCGACCGCGTCCGCTCCCTGTCGGTCGACCTGCGGGCTGCCCTGGCCGAGGACGAGTTGACCCTCGCGTACCAACCCTTGGTGCACATCGCGACAGGGGAGGTGGTGTCCGTCGAAGCACTCGCACGCTGGAATCACCCGACGCTCGGGCAGATCGAGCCGTCCGAGTTCGTAGCGGTGGCCGAGCGCACCGGTCTGGCTGCGGTACTGGGGGATTGGGCGCTACGCACTGCGTGCCGCCAGGCGGCGACATGGCGCAGGGACTTCTCGATCACCGTGCGGGTCAACGTCAGCGCGCTCCAGTTGCGAGATCCGGCGTTCCCCGGCCGGGTCGCGTCGGTGCTCCGGGAGACCGGCCTACCGCCACAGGCCCTGGGGCTCGAGGTGACCGAGACGGTGTGGCTCGCCGACACCGGACGCGTCGCCCGGAACCTCAGCGCGGTGACCGAGATGGGCGTCGCGCTGCTCCTCGACGACGTCGGCGCCGGTCACAGCAGCCTGGCCTACCTCGAACGGTTTCCGGTGTTCGAGTGCTTCAAGATCGACAAGGGATACATCGACGCACTCGACACCCGGCGGGGCCGTGCGGTCGTCACCGCCATCGTCGCGTTGGCCAAGGCGTACGAGATGATCGTCGTGGGAGAAGGCGTCGAGACCCGCGCGCAACTCGATGCACTCGCCGAGACGGGATGCGATCTGGCGCAGGGGTTCCTGCTCGGCAGACCCGTCGACGCCGAGCGCACCACCGCCGTGCTGGAGCTCCGTGCGCCACGGGCGGAGACGGTTCACGAGGTGTGA
- a CDS encoding SDR family oxidoreductase: MRHTIDIAVPDLSGIRAVVTGGSDGIGLGLSRRLAAAGAEVVLPVRSQSKGEAAIDAIRQAHPSADVSLRRLDLSSLDSVSALADTLSSEGRPIGILVNNAGVMTPPSRRTTSDGFELQFGTNHLGHVALVSRLLPLLRAGRARVVSQISIAANSGSINWDDLNWERSYDGMRAYSQSKIAFGLFGLELGRLSAQRGWGISSHLSHPGIAPTGLLAARPELDRTSQTTSRRVIEALSRRGLLVGTTETAALPALYAATAVDVTSGSFHGPAGLGHLGGRPGPQKLYSRLRDRAEARRVWELSTELAGVGFPD, translated from the coding sequence ATGAGACACACCATCGACATCGCCGTCCCCGATCTCTCCGGTATCCGAGCTGTCGTCACCGGCGGCAGTGACGGCATCGGCCTCGGCCTCTCCCGTCGCCTCGCGGCAGCAGGGGCGGAGGTGGTCCTGCCCGTTCGCTCGCAGAGCAAGGGGGAGGCGGCAATCGACGCGATCAGGCAGGCTCATCCCAGCGCCGACGTCTCACTCCGGCGCCTCGATCTCTCGTCGCTCGACTCCGTGTCCGCACTCGCGGACACGCTGTCGTCGGAGGGCAGACCGATCGGCATCCTCGTGAACAATGCCGGCGTGATGACTCCACCGTCGCGACGGACGACGTCGGACGGATTCGAGCTGCAGTTCGGTACGAACCACCTCGGCCACGTCGCGCTCGTGAGCCGTCTGCTTCCCCTGCTGCGAGCAGGGCGCGCCCGCGTCGTCTCACAGATCAGCATTGCCGCGAACAGCGGATCGATCAACTGGGACGACCTGAACTGGGAACGGTCGTACGACGGAATGCGCGCCTACAGCCAGTCGAAGATCGCCTTCGGACTGTTCGGCCTCGAACTGGGACGGCTCAGCGCGCAGCGTGGCTGGGGTATCTCGAGTCATCTGTCGCACCCCGGAATCGCGCCGACAGGTCTGCTCGCCGCGCGACCCGAGCTCGACCGGACCTCGCAGACGACGAGCCGTCGCGTGATCGAGGCCCTGTCCCGTCGCGGATTACTGGTCGGCACCACCGAGACCGCTGCGCTGCCGGCTCTGTACGCGGCGACCGCCGTCGACGTGACGTCCGGAAGTTTCCACGGGCCGGCGGGACTCGGGCACCTCGGTGGGCGTCCCGGACCGCAGAAGCTGTACTCGCGGCTGCGCGATCGTGCGGAGGCGCGACGGGTCTGGGAACTGTCGACCGAGCTCGCCGGAGTCGGGTTCCCGGACTGA
- a CDS encoding helix-turn-helix transcriptional regulator gives MEIDRAGLAQFLRGRRSALQPEDVGLPRGLRRRTDGLRREEVAALSHMSTDYYARIERERGPQPSEQMVASIAQGLHLSLPERDHLFRLAGHTPPTRGAVGDHIGPGLLRIFDRLHDTPAEIVTELGETLRQTALGVALTGDQSGWTGPSRSIGYRWFADPASRNLYAPEDHAHLTRTWVSGLREVATLRGPDSRAARLAATLLQESDEFRTVWERHEVGVRPAETKRFVHPDLGRLELSCQTLVDPLQSHFLLVYTAVPGSPSHEKLQLLPALGTRTSTTPGP, from the coding sequence ATGGAGATCGACAGAGCAGGGCTGGCCCAGTTTCTCCGGGGTCGCCGCAGCGCACTGCAACCCGAGGACGTGGGTCTTCCACGAGGGCTGCGACGTCGGACCGACGGGTTGAGGCGCGAAGAGGTCGCGGCACTGAGCCACATGTCGACCGACTACTACGCCCGTATCGAGCGGGAGCGAGGACCCCAACCGTCCGAACAGATGGTCGCCTCGATCGCACAGGGACTGCATCTCTCGCTACCCGAACGCGACCACTTGTTCCGGCTCGCCGGCCACACCCCACCGACACGCGGGGCCGTCGGCGATCACATCGGTCCGGGCCTGCTGCGCATATTCGACCGACTGCACGACACTCCCGCCGAGATCGTCACAGAGTTGGGAGAGACGCTGCGGCAGACGGCACTCGGTGTCGCGCTCACCGGTGATCAGTCCGGCTGGACCGGGCCCTCACGCAGCATCGGGTATCGGTGGTTCGCCGACCCGGCGAGCAGGAACCTGTACGCCCCCGAGGATCACGCGCACCTCACCCGAACATGGGTGTCCGGCCTACGCGAGGTCGCCACTCTTCGCGGACCCGACTCGCGCGCTGCGCGTCTCGCGGCGACGCTGCTTCAGGAGAGCGACGAATTCCGCACCGTCTGGGAGCGGCACGAAGTAGGAGTGCGGCCGGCCGAGACGAAGCGATTCGTCCACCCGGATCTCGGCCGCCTCGAACTGTCCTGCCAGACGCTCGTCGATCCGCTGCAGTCCCATTTCCTTCTGGTCTACACCGCAGTTCCCGGCAGCCCGAGTCACGAGAAGCTTCAGCTGCTCCCCGCGCTGGGAACACGAACGTCCACGACACCGGGCCCGTGA
- a CDS encoding SDR family NAD(P)-dependent oxidoreductase has product MTTALVTGANKGLGLETARRLVDSGVDVYAGVRDPDRADDVRALGAHVLRLDVTDTDSVTASVSSLPRLDVLINNAGVIGHGGGVDDLDADSMADTLDTNVVGIVRVTQAALPLLRQSSNPVIVNVASGVGMGRFLQDPGRDEFPVAAIPYAASKAAVITLTVQYAKNLPEIRINASDPGYTATDLNGNTGHQTVAEGTDATVRLALLGSDGPTGEFHDRTGRIEL; this is encoded by the coding sequence ATGACAACAGCACTCGTCACGGGAGCGAACAAGGGCCTCGGACTCGAGACGGCGCGACGACTCGTCGACTCCGGTGTCGACGTGTACGCCGGCGTCCGCGACCCCGACAGGGCAGACGACGTCCGCGCACTCGGCGCACACGTACTACGACTGGACGTGACGGACACCGACTCGGTCACCGCGTCGGTGTCGTCACTTCCCCGACTGGACGTCCTGATCAACAACGCCGGCGTCATCGGACACGGCGGCGGTGTCGACGACCTGGACGCCGACTCCATGGCGGACACCCTCGACACCAACGTCGTCGGCATCGTCCGGGTGACGCAAGCAGCGCTGCCGCTGCTGCGGCAGTCGTCGAATCCGGTGATCGTCAACGTAGCCTCGGGTGTGGGAATGGGCCGCTTCCTCCAGGATCCCGGCCGAGACGAGTTCCCTGTCGCCGCCATCCCGTACGCCGCCTCGAAGGCGGCCGTCATCACTCTCACCGTGCAGTACGCCAAGAACCTCCCCGAGATACGAATCAACGCCTCCGACCCCGGCTACACGGCCACCGACCTCAACGGGAACACCGGGCATCAGACCGTCGCGGAGGGAACCGACGCCACCGTTCGCCTGGCCCTGCTCGGCAGCGACGGACCCACGGGGGAGTTCCACGACCGCACCGGGCGGATCGAGTTGTGA
- a CDS encoding helix-turn-helix transcriptional regulator: MSELSTVLRAWRDRTRPEEVGLPAVPGRRAPGLRREELATLASISVDYIVRLEQGRARHPSAQTVAALARALRLNDEEVDHLYRVAGLASPNGRLVPHHIGPGVRRMVDRLDDVPLAVFTAAWDIVHHNGLWAAISGDPALRHGVDRNVVWRHFTDDFTGVGYDDRHHEEFGEDLVADLRAAHARYPDDPYLTTLVTRLRARSADFDARWGRATMSVHKASRKVMTTPVGPIAVDCDVLTAPGSDLRIVVYTTVPGSEDEQRLELLRVVGTQTLV; the protein is encoded by the coding sequence ATGAGTGAACTGTCGACGGTGCTCCGGGCTTGGCGGGACCGGACTCGACCGGAGGAGGTCGGCCTGCCCGCCGTCCCCGGCAGACGAGCTCCCGGACTGCGCCGTGAGGAACTCGCCACGTTGGCGTCCATCAGCGTCGACTACATCGTCCGCCTCGAGCAGGGGCGGGCGCGGCACCCGTCGGCGCAGACCGTCGCCGCGTTGGCGCGAGCGCTGCGACTGAACGACGAGGAAGTGGATCACCTGTATCGGGTGGCCGGACTGGCATCACCGAACGGGCGCCTCGTACCGCACCACATCGGGCCCGGCGTGCGGCGCATGGTCGACCGCCTGGACGACGTGCCACTGGCGGTCTTCACGGCCGCGTGGGACATCGTCCATCACAACGGCCTCTGGGCAGCCATCAGCGGGGACCCCGCACTGCGACACGGTGTCGACCGCAATGTGGTGTGGCGCCATTTCACCGACGACTTCACCGGCGTCGGCTACGACGACCGCCATCACGAGGAATTCGGCGAGGACCTCGTCGCCGATCTTCGAGCGGCACACGCCCGCTATCCCGACGACCCGTATCTGACCACCCTCGTCACCCGACTCCGGGCGAGGAGTGCGGACTTCGACGCTCGCTGGGGTCGCGCCACCATGTCGGTGCACAAGGCAAGCCGCAAGGTGATGACGACGCCGGTGGGACCGATCGCCGTCGACTGCGATGTGCTCACGGCACCGGGCAGCGATCTGCGCATCGTGGTCTACACCACCGTTCCCGGCTCCGAGGACGAGCAACGTCTGGAGTTGCTGCGCGTCGTCGGCACGCAGACTCTGGTGTGA